One genomic region from Sphingobacterium multivorum encodes:
- a CDS encoding 50S ribosomal protein L25/general stress protein Ctc translates to MKSIAISGSVRQNVGKRDAKELRYQGLVPAVLYGGTEQTALSVSAADLKPVLYTADVIIVELNIDGQTRRAIVQDAQFHPLTDLVTHVDFLELFDDKEVSLNIPIKLTGTSPGVKMGGKLVQKLRNLRVKALPANLPQEIAVPMESLEVGKSVRVGQIQLENAKVLNNADDTIVSVIMSRALRQAEQEAAKASKGGKK, encoded by the coding sequence ATGAAATCAATTGCTATTAGCGGTTCTGTAAGACAGAACGTAGGGAAAAGAGATGCAAAAGAATTGCGTTACCAAGGTTTAGTACCAGCAGTACTTTACGGTGGTACAGAGCAAACAGCTCTTTCTGTATCCGCAGCTGATTTGAAACCAGTTCTTTACACTGCAGACGTAATCATTGTTGAATTAAACATTGACGGTCAAACTAGAAGAGCTATCGTTCAAGACGCACAATTCCACCCATTAACTGATTTAGTTACACACGTTGACTTTTTAGAATTATTTGATGATAAAGAAGTATCATTAAATATCCCTATCAAATTAACTGGAACTTCTCCAGGTGTTAAAATGGGGGGTAAATTAGTTCAAAAATTACGTAATTTACGCGTAAAAGCATTACCTGCAAACTTGCCACAAGAAATTGCCGTACCAATGGAATCTTTAGAAGTTGGTAAATCAGTTCGTGTAGGTCAAATTCAATTGGAAAACGCAAAAGTATTGAACAATGCTGATGATACAATCGTATCAGTAATCATGTCTCGTGCATTGCGTCAAGCTGAACAAGAAGCTGCTAAAGCATCTAAAGGTGGTAAAAAATAA
- the pyrR gene encoding bifunctional pyr operon transcriptional regulator/uracil phosphoribosyltransferase PyrR produces the protein MKQSILLDGPKFQITIQRLCRQLIENHGDFSNAVVIGIQPRGTFLARRIVKELEQMIGKEILVGDLDITFYRDDFRTKGNTGPLLANSTNINFIVEGKEVIFIDDVLWTGRTIRAAMDAVQAFGRARRIELLVLVDRRFSRQIPIQPDYIGIQVDSIDSQKVIVNWKESEDQDSIILITEKKTSASDS, from the coding sequence ATGAAACAGTCGATTTTATTAGACGGACCAAAATTTCAAATCACAATTCAAAGACTATGTCGTCAATTGATTGAGAATCATGGTGATTTTTCAAACGCTGTCGTCATAGGTATTCAACCCCGAGGAACTTTCTTAGCGAGACGTATCGTCAAAGAGCTTGAACAAATGATCGGAAAAGAGATTTTAGTTGGCGATTTGGATATTACCTTTTATCGCGATGACTTCCGTACGAAAGGAAATACTGGTCCACTCTTAGCAAATAGCACAAATATCAATTTTATTGTAGAAGGTAAAGAGGTCATTTTTATAGATGATGTCTTATGGACAGGTCGTACTATTCGTGCGGCAATGGATGCTGTACAGGCATTTGGCCGTGCAAGAAGAATAGAATTGCTTGTTTTGGTCGATCGCCGCTTCTCTAGACAGATTCCTATTCAGCCTGATTATATCGGAATACAGGTAGATTCTATTGATTCACAAAAAGTAATTGTTAACTGGAAAGAGTCAGAGGATCAGGATAGTATTATCTTGATTACGGAAAAAAAGACGTCAGCTAGCGATTCATAG
- a CDS encoding ribose-phosphate pyrophosphokinase: MPLQFNTVKLFAGSGTTELAEKIAQSYGKPLGDKTLSRFSDGEIQPFYNESVRGSDVFIIQSTNQPTDNLFELLLMTDAAKRASAHYITAVVPYFGFARQDRKDKPRVAIGAKMIANLLTAAGIHRIMTMDLHAAQIQGFFDIPVDHLDGSIIFVPYIKSLKLPNLTIASPDMGGSYRARTFAKFFNAEVIICDKRRKRANEIESMSIIGDVTGQDVVLIDDICDTAGTLSKAAALIMENGAKSVRAVCTHAVLSGKAYETIENSVLSEMIVTDTIQLDPEKAKQSTKIKVLSTADLFAKAITSVNQHSSISDLFEVE, translated from the coding sequence ATGCCTTTGCAATTCAACACGGTTAAACTATTTGCAGGTTCTGGCACTACAGAACTAGCCGAAAAAATCGCACAATCTTACGGGAAACCACTAGGAGACAAAACATTATCGCGTTTTAGCGATGGTGAGATTCAACCATTCTACAATGAATCAGTTCGCGGAAGCGATGTATTCATCATCCAATCTACCAACCAGCCTACTGACAATCTTTTTGAATTATTGTTGATGACAGATGCAGCGAAGAGAGCTTCAGCACATTATATCACAGCGGTAGTCCCTTACTTTGGTTTCGCAAGACAAGATCGTAAAGACAAACCAAGAGTTGCTATCGGCGCAAAAATGATTGCCAACCTATTGACTGCAGCTGGCATTCACCGCATCATGACGATGGACCTTCACGCAGCACAAATCCAAGGTTTTTTCGATATTCCTGTTGATCATTTGGATGGTTCTATCATTTTTGTTCCCTACATCAAATCGTTAAAACTTCCGAATCTAACGATTGCTTCTCCAGATATGGGCGGTTCATACAGAGCGCGTACCTTTGCTAAATTTTTCAATGCAGAAGTTATTATCTGTGACAAACGTCGTAAACGCGCAAATGAAATCGAATCAATGTCTATTATCGGCGATGTAACAGGTCAAGACGTTGTTTTGATCGATGACATCTGTGATACAGCAGGCACACTTTCAAAAGCTGCAGCCTTAATCATGGAAAATGGCGCAAAATCTGTCAGAGCAGTTTGTACACATGCGGTGTTGTCCGGAAAGGCATATGAAACAATTGAAAACTCCGTATTGTCAGAAATGATCGTAACCGATACCATTCAATTAGATCCGGAAAAAGCAAAACAATCGACCAAAATCAAAGTATTATCAACGGCTGATTTATTTGCAAAAGCAATCACAAGTGTAAATCAACACTCTTCAATCTCTGATTTATTTGAAGTAGAATAA
- a CDS encoding aspartate carbamoyltransferase catalytic subunit, which translates to MSSVAEQLSTRHLLGIKDLNENDIQLILDTASNFKEVLNRPIKKVPSLRDITIANVFFENSTRTRLSFELAEKRLSADIVNFAASSSSVSKGETLIDTVNNILAMKVDMIVMRHPYAGAGVFLSKHVDAQIVNAGDGAHEHPTQALLDSFSIRERYGDVAGRKVAIVGDITHSRVALSNILCLQKQGAEVMVCGPTTLIPKHITSLGVKVEHDLRKALNWCDVANMLRIQLERQDIAYFPSLREYSMLYGLNKEILDSLEKPITIMHPGPINRGVEITSDVADSEHSIILDQVENGVAVRMAVLYLLAGQRG; encoded by the coding sequence ATGTCATCTGTAGCAGAACAATTAAGTACCCGCCATTTATTGGGGATCAAAGATCTAAATGAGAACGATATCCAATTGATCCTGGATACAGCAAGTAATTTCAAAGAGGTATTAAATAGACCGATCAAAAAGGTTCCTTCATTACGGGATATTACGATTGCCAACGTGTTTTTTGAAAATTCTACACGTACACGCTTGTCGTTTGAGCTAGCTGAAAAGAGGCTTTCTGCGGATATCGTGAATTTTGCAGCATCCTCCTCTTCCGTAAGTAAAGGCGAGACACTCATCGATACGGTGAACAATATTCTGGCCATGAAGGTTGATATGATTGTAATGCGACATCCCTATGCCGGGGCTGGGGTATTTCTAAGTAAACATGTTGATGCACAGATTGTCAATGCAGGTGACGGAGCACATGAACACCCTACACAAGCTTTGCTTGATTCATTTTCAATTCGTGAACGCTATGGCGATGTCGCTGGTCGTAAAGTAGCTATTGTTGGGGATATCACACATTCACGCGTTGCCTTGTCGAATATCTTATGTCTTCAAAAGCAAGGTGCTGAAGTGATGGTTTGTGGTCCGACCACATTAATTCCTAAACATATTACATCATTGGGTGTAAAGGTAGAGCATGATTTGAGAAAAGCGCTGAACTGGTGCGATGTTGCAAATATGTTACGGATTCAATTGGAGCGTCAGGATATTGCCTATTTCCCTTCCTTAAGAGAATATTCCATGCTATATGGATTGAATAAAGAGATTTTGGATTCTTTAGAGAAGCCAATTACAATTATGCACCCCGGACCAATCAATCGAGGGGTCGAAATCACATCGGATGTCGCGGACAGCGAACATTCAATTATTTTGGATCAGGTTGAAAATGGTGTTGCTGTGCGCATGGCTGTCTTGTATCTACTAGCAGGGCAACGCGGATAG
- a CDS encoding APC family permease, with protein sequence MMKRQLKLWDAVMLVMGSMIGSGIFIVSSDMMRQLGSGYWLAIVWLLTALATVAAAICYGELSSMYPKAGGQYTYLTEIFGKPIGFLYGWSLFTVIQTGTIAAVAVAFGKFTAYLIPQLNDAAPLFQRGEFKITWIQIVAMAVIILLTFINTRGIKSGKAVQSFFTSAKIIALILLILGGLLLIKENHFSENMAYGWDSFQNLKGAGWSQISGGVLMGALAAAMVGSVFSSVAWENVTFVSGEIVNPQRNVVRALVIGTSLVMLLYISCNYIYLAALNREEIAFAANDRVAIAAAEKILGHSGTIAMAILVMISTFGCVNGLALSGARVFQTMAKDGLFLKQAIPNNKYDVPARSLWLQGIWASLLCLSGQYGNLLDMISFVIVIFYMITVLGVIIQRVRRPDLERSYKTFLFPITPILYLLIGTVFCVLLIIYKPQYTWPGFILVLIGVPVYFFARNNKPTQLDE encoded by the coding sequence ATGATGAAACGTCAATTAAAATTGTGGGATGCAGTAATGCTGGTCATGGGGTCGATGATCGGAAGCGGTATTTTTATTGTATCGAGTGATATGATGCGGCAGCTGGGATCCGGATATTGGTTGGCAATAGTTTGGTTATTGACCGCATTGGCCACTGTTGCGGCGGCAATCTGCTATGGCGAATTGTCGTCGATGTATCCGAAGGCTGGTGGACAATATACTTATCTGACAGAAATATTTGGGAAGCCAATCGGCTTTTTATATGGCTGGAGCTTATTTACAGTCATTCAAACGGGGACTATAGCGGCTGTAGCTGTTGCTTTTGGCAAGTTTACGGCCTATCTCATCCCTCAGCTAAATGATGCAGCACCGTTATTTCAGCGTGGAGAGTTTAAGATTACCTGGATACAGATTGTTGCTATGGCTGTTATTATACTCCTTACCTTCATCAATACGAGAGGGATTAAGAGTGGAAAAGCTGTTCAATCTTTCTTTACCTCAGCAAAAATTATTGCCTTGATTTTACTGATTTTAGGTGGTTTGCTCTTGATTAAGGAAAATCATTTTTCAGAAAATATGGCTTATGGCTGGGATTCCTTCCAGAATTTAAAAGGTGCTGGCTGGTCGCAGATCTCGGGCGGCGTATTGATGGGGGCTTTGGCAGCGGCCATGGTCGGTTCGGTATTTAGCAGTGTGGCCTGGGAAAATGTCACGTTTGTTTCCGGGGAAATTGTCAATCCACAGCGTAATGTCGTTCGGGCATTGGTCATCGGGACGAGCTTGGTGATGCTGCTCTATATAAGTTGCAATTACATTTACCTTGCGGCTTTAAATCGAGAAGAAATTGCTTTTGCAGCCAATGATCGGGTAGCTATTGCGGCCGCTGAAAAAATATTAGGGCATAGCGGTACGATAGCGATGGCGATCTTGGTTATGATCTCGACCTTTGGTTGTGTGAACGGACTTGCACTGTCTGGAGCGCGTGTCTTTCAGACCATGGCAAAAGATGGACTGTTTCTGAAACAGGCAATTCCCAATAACAAATATGATGTGCCTGCGCGATCATTATGGCTTCAGGGAATCTGGGCTTCGTTACTTTGTCTAAGCGGACAATATGGCAACTTGCTGGATATGATATCTTTTGTTATTGTTATATTTTATATGATTACAGTGTTGGGGGTTATTATTCAGCGTGTACGAAGACCCGATTTGGAACGCTCCTATAAAACCTTCCTTTTTCCGATTACACCAATCTTGTACCTGTTGATCGGTACGGTCTTTTGTGTATTATTAATTATCTATAAGCCACAATACACCTGGCCCGGCTTTATCCTTGTATTAATCGGTGTACCGGTATATTTTTTCGCACGGAATAATAAACCTACCCAGCTCGACGAATAA
- a CDS encoding M56 family metallopeptidase, translating to MESLLTYIIQVNLLLGIIYLGYIGLLKGLTFYFLNRAYFLVGGLFAFLYPFLDLKSLFVQRGLNIGVVGEQISLYMMEPEVQRQLTLGRLVEIVFVAGAVLLFLKFVFQLVSLLRIHLNSTSDQWRTYLFRNVLIPIVPFSFLNKIYVNKDQHLDAELKDIFKHEDIHVKGLHSLDILLFEMILVCCWYNPFVWLMRRAIRQNLEFLTDQQVLDKGIDKQTYQYSLLNVSKKGTSVGLSNQFNFKLLKRRIMMMNKKRSSKIELSKYAFLLPIFLLTGAAFTVSKAEGSIEGVVEKANETVLPIPLPTVDLRSQTDQSNMKAASLTDTLAKANQVETKDFKEIKRSAIDFSKDQKYFVDNKLVSKAEFLAIPEGKLAKYWFSNDSDLIKYRTKSSIDIAGGAILANTVEMQQHSDIAQKKLRCVMNGIVQEKTFTVDDIDPNAIASVSVLQGKAAIDKYGEDVGKDGILEVKLKEGAHIGKDATRLKGNTIGIEVRANADPRSEPLYIVEGKEVNSTIMSAIPGTEIQSIDVIKNNAASIYGEKGKNGVILVKLKKNGSPKITNQTLTFTYDKKEDAGNVDKMKVNGNLSEVVVMGYKKEDANEPELKGRAQGIPGNIIGLTDDGSGKVAARNIKFRGVHGAKGNPLFVVDGEIAADKKIKDLDPNTIDNITILKDQNATALYGDQADNGVIIVNTKSYVKEHPEISSDVKDRLSGKVRKVIKTELGKEQGEAIKK from the coding sequence ATGGAAAGTCTACTAACCTATATTATACAAGTCAATCTGTTGTTGGGTATTATCTATCTGGGATATATTGGACTATTGAAAGGCTTGACATTCTATTTTTTAAATAGAGCCTACTTTTTAGTGGGAGGGCTATTTGCTTTTCTGTATCCATTTTTGGATTTAAAGTCTTTGTTTGTACAGCGTGGATTGAATATAGGGGTGGTAGGCGAGCAGATTTCGCTTTATATGATGGAACCGGAGGTTCAACGTCAGCTGACGTTAGGAAGGTTGGTGGAAATCGTTTTTGTGGCCGGTGCCGTTTTATTGTTCTTAAAATTTGTATTCCAATTAGTGAGTTTATTACGGATCCATCTGAATTCGACGTCCGATCAATGGCGGACGTACCTATTCCGGAATGTCCTGATTCCTATTGTTCCATTTTCGTTTTTGAATAAAATCTATGTTAACAAAGACCAGCATCTGGATGCTGAGCTAAAAGATATTTTTAAGCATGAGGATATTCATGTGAAAGGCCTTCACAGCTTGGATATTTTATTGTTTGAAATGATATTGGTGTGTTGTTGGTACAATCCTTTCGTCTGGCTCATGCGCAGGGCCATTCGCCAAAATTTGGAGTTCTTGACTGATCAACAGGTTCTCGATAAAGGAATTGACAAGCAGACGTACCAATACAGCCTATTGAATGTGTCCAAAAAGGGCACTTCAGTAGGATTGAGCAATCAATTTAATTTTAAACTTTTAAAACGTCGTATTATGATGATGAACAAGAAGCGATCATCGAAAATAGAGCTTAGTAAATACGCCTTTCTTTTACCCATATTTTTGTTGACGGGAGCAGCATTTACAGTGAGTAAAGCGGAGGGTAGTATTGAGGGGGTAGTTGAGAAGGCAAATGAAACTGTACTGCCTATTCCGTTGCCAACAGTTGATTTAAGATCTCAGACAGATCAATCAAATATGAAGGCTGCTTCGTTAACGGATACTTTGGCTAAAGCAAATCAAGTGGAGACAAAAGATTTTAAGGAAATCAAGAGATCCGCTATTGATTTCTCTAAAGATCAAAAGTATTTTGTGGATAATAAATTGGTCTCTAAAGCGGAGTTTTTGGCTATTCCTGAAGGAAAACTGGCAAAGTACTGGTTTTCGAATGATAGTGATCTGATCAAGTATCGGACGAAGTCTTCAATCGATATTGCTGGCGGAGCAATTTTGGCCAATACTGTCGAGATGCAACAACATTCGGATATAGCGCAAAAGAAATTACGCTGTGTTATGAATGGTATTGTGCAGGAAAAAACTTTTACTGTAGATGATATCGATCCAAATGCTATAGCGTCAGTCTCGGTATTACAAGGTAAGGCTGCTATTGATAAGTATGGTGAGGATGTTGGAAAAGATGGCATCCTTGAAGTGAAATTGAAAGAAGGAGCTCATATTGGTAAAGACGCGACTAGATTGAAAGGAAATACTATTGGGATAGAGGTTCGTGCCAATGCAGACCCTAGAAGTGAACCGCTTTATATTGTGGAAGGAAAGGAAGTTAATTCAACCATTATGTCTGCCATTCCGGGGACGGAAATCCAATCGATTGATGTGATTAAAAATAATGCTGCATCAATATATGGTGAAAAAGGGAAGAACGGAGTTATTCTTGTTAAGTTGAAGAAAAACGGTTCACCAAAGATCACAAATCAGACCCTTACTTTTACTTATGATAAAAAAGAAGATGCAGGTAACGTTGACAAGATGAAGGTGAATGGAAACCTCTCGGAAGTTGTTGTAATGGGTTATAAAAAAGAAGATGCGAACGAACCCGAGCTCAAGGGCCGAGCGCAGGGAATCCCTGGAAATATCATCGGATTGACAGATGATGGATCTGGAAAAGTCGCTGCCCGTAATATTAAATTTCGCGGAGTTCATGGAGCTAAGGGCAATCCACTATTTGTTGTCGACGGAGAAATTGCCGCAGACAAAAAAATCAAAGATTTGGATCCGAATACAATTGATAACATTACGATCTTAAAAGATCAAAATGCTACTGCACTATATGGTGATCAGGCGGATAATGGCGTCATCATTGTGAACACCAAGTCTTATGTAAAGGAACACCCTGAAATATCTTCTGATGTAAAGGACCGTCTATCGGGAAAAGTGAGAAAAGTAATTAAGACTGAGTTGGGGAAGGAACAAGGTGAAGCGATTAAGAAATAG
- a CDS encoding BlaI/MecI/CopY family transcriptional regulator yields MEKLTAQEEQAMQSIWSLNGGFIKEILDNVKGEKMPYTTLASTVKNLERKAFVKAVRYANAKRYEPMVSEEDYKAKFMNSFVGDYFKNSYKEMVSFFVQEEKLTADELKEIMDMIKHNKS; encoded by the coding sequence ATGGAAAAATTAACAGCACAGGAAGAGCAGGCAATGCAATCGATTTGGAGCCTCAATGGAGGTTTTATAAAAGAGATCTTGGATAATGTAAAAGGTGAGAAGATGCCTTATACGACTTTGGCTTCGACAGTAAAGAATCTGGAGCGCAAGGCTTTTGTGAAGGCAGTACGCTATGCCAATGCCAAACGCTATGAGCCGATGGTGAGTGAGGAAGATTATAAGGCTAAGTTTATGAATTCCTTTGTGGGCGATTATTTCAAAAATTCCTATAAGGAAATGGTTTCCTTTTTTGTACAGGAAGAAAAACTGACCGCCGATGAGTTAAAGGAGATTATGGACATGATTAAGCATAATAAATCTTAA
- a CDS encoding glycosyltransferase family 117 protein produces the protein MNYTKINNLLGWICALIATVAYVMTAERSTSWWDCGEFIASAFKLQIVHQPGAPLFLMIQNIFSNLAGGDVTRIAFWMNVGSAVCSGLTILFLFWTITALAKKIVVKGVDGSYTSTDLIKIFGSGAVGALAYAFTDTFWFSAVESEVYAMSSLCTAVVFWGILKWENHADEAGSDRWLIFIAYVMGLSIGVHLLNLLVIPAIALVIYFKRSKTVTSSGAIKAFLIGVVVLALILWGIIQYTVKAAAYFDLFFVNSLGMGFGTGFNLFMILAVALFVYGIWYSIKKVKPMLNLILISAAFIIFGYSSFAMIMVRAKANPTLNNSDPDNAFSFVSYLGREQYASEPLLNGPTFDAQVVDAEPTYTYRKDKDKYTKVENGMDYKYDKTMFFPRVYSSRDQGHIEYYRDYLKIPEGQSPTFGDNLKFFFSYQIGHMYGRYFLWNFAGRQNDQQGQGSFTEGNWISGAKPVDQMHVGGQNAIPDSLKTDPSNNKYYFLPLIIGLIGAFWHFGKRQRDAGIVGLLFFFTGLAIVLYLNQSPLQPRERDYAYAGSFYAFAIWIGLGVFAIADYLSKKVDGKVAAGAATVACLLGAPVLLGFQNWDDHDRSEKTTARDLAKNYLASCAPNAILFTYGDNDTYPLWYVQEVENYRPDVRVVNLSLLSSDWYMRQMKQKVNQAEGLPINIDDEKFKKGVREVLYYQDMKVPGHVDLDLIMQILLSDDQKNKLELRGGKFENFLPTKNFSLPVNKESVLKNNVVPKAWQESIVDTMSWTYNRNYISRAELSILNVLLNNDWKRPIYFAATVPNDNYLGLDKYLVQEGFALRLMPIATPAGAEGTLVDTQSAYKDITTKYQWGNMAHASYLDPESYRMITMITNTVMGGTATQLMMEGHKDEARKVAVETYEKMPKRVYLMRDILGYIPIVNVLYETGETKRANEIVNRNLKFMTQNMRWYQDIAQTKPELEYSNIGTALRALGAYKSILASTSEKQLLQQVTDLEKSYKQQYGVE, from the coding sequence ATGAACTATACTAAAATCAACAATCTTTTAGGATGGATATGTGCGCTAATTGCAACTGTAGCGTATGTCATGACTGCCGAACGATCGACGAGCTGGTGGGACTGTGGCGAGTTTATCGCTTCAGCCTTTAAACTTCAAATTGTGCACCAGCCAGGAGCACCTTTATTCTTAATGATTCAAAATATATTCTCAAACCTTGCCGGTGGGGATGTTACACGAATTGCTTTCTGGATGAATGTAGGATCGGCGGTATGTAGTGGTCTGACCATTTTGTTTTTATTTTGGACAATTACAGCTTTAGCAAAGAAAATCGTTGTAAAGGGTGTTGATGGATCGTATACATCAACCGATTTAATCAAAATATTTGGCTCGGGCGCTGTTGGTGCATTGGCCTATGCCTTTACGGATACATTTTGGTTCTCAGCGGTAGAGTCCGAAGTCTATGCCATGTCTTCTTTATGTACAGCCGTCGTATTTTGGGGTATTCTAAAATGGGAAAATCATGCCGATGAAGCCGGTTCGGACCGTTGGTTGATCTTTATCGCCTATGTGATGGGACTTTCTATTGGAGTGCACTTATTAAACCTGTTGGTGATCCCGGCGATTGCTTTGGTGATTTATTTTAAACGTTCAAAAACTGTGACATCTTCGGGGGCGATCAAAGCCTTCTTAATTGGTGTAGTTGTTTTGGCGCTGATCTTATGGGGAATCATTCAATATACCGTTAAAGCGGCAGCCTATTTTGATCTGTTCTTTGTGAATAGTCTGGGAATGGGCTTCGGTACTGGATTTAACTTATTCATGATTTTAGCGGTGGCTCTTTTCGTATATGGGATCTGGTATTCAATCAAAAAGGTCAAACCGATGTTAAATCTGATTTTAATCAGTGCAGCATTTATCATTTTTGGTTACAGCTCTTTTGCCATGATTATGGTACGTGCCAAAGCAAATCCGACGTTAAATAACAGTGATCCGGATAATGCATTTTCTTTTGTAAGCTACCTTGGCCGTGAGCAATATGCAAGTGAGCCTCTTTTAAACGGACCTACATTTGATGCGCAGGTAGTGGATGCCGAGCCGACCTACACGTACAGAAAAGATAAGGATAAGTATACAAAAGTGGAGAACGGCATGGATTATAAATACGATAAAACGATGTTTTTCCCGCGTGTCTACAGTTCACGGGATCAGGGACATATTGAATATTATCGTGATTACTTAAAAATTCCGGAAGGACAGTCGCCGACTTTTGGCGATAACCTGAAATTCTTTTTCAGTTATCAGATCGGACATATGTACGGCCGTTATTTCTTGTGGAATTTTGCCGGTCGTCAGAATGACCAACAAGGTCAGGGTTCGTTTACGGAGGGTAATTGGATCTCAGGTGCTAAACCTGTAGACCAAATGCATGTCGGTGGACAAAATGCCATTCCAGATTCATTGAAGACTGATCCTTCGAATAACAAATATTATTTCTTGCCTTTGATCATTGGTTTAATTGGTGCATTCTGGCATTTTGGAAAGAGACAACGTGATGCGGGAATTGTGGGGCTGTTGTTTTTCTTTACAGGATTAGCAATTGTTTTATATCTAAATCAAAGTCCACTTCAACCACGTGAACGTGACTATGCGTATGCAGGTTCTTTTTATGCCTTTGCGATCTGGATCGGGCTTGGGGTTTTCGCTATCGCGGATTATTTAAGCAAAAAAGTGGATGGTAAAGTAGCGGCCGGTGCTGCTACAGTAGCTTGTTTATTGGGTGCTCCGGTATTGTTGGGCTTCCAAAACTGGGATGATCACGATCGTTCGGAGAAAACAACTGCACGTGATTTAGCGAAAAACTATTTAGCATCTTGTGCACCGAATGCGATTTTATTTACTTACGGTGATAATGATACCTATCCTTTGTGGTATGTACAGGAAGTTGAAAATTATCGTCCAGATGTGCGTGTCGTAAACTTAAGTTTGTTGAGTTCGGACTGGTATATGCGCCAGATGAAGCAAAAAGTGAATCAGGCCGAAGGTTTACCGATCAATATCGATGATGAAAAGTTCAAAAAAGGCGTTCGCGAAGTGCTTTATTATCAGGATATGAAGGTTCCCGGGCATGTGGATCTGGACTTGATCATGCAGATTTTATTGTCTGACGACCAGAAGAACAAATTGGAATTGAGAGGTGGTAAGTTTGAAAACTTCTTGCCAACCAAAAACTTTAGCCTTCCGGTGAATAAAGAATCTGTTCTGAAAAATAATGTCGTTCCTAAAGCTTGGCAAGAATCTATTGTCGATACCATGAGCTGGACCTACAATAGAAATTATATCTCTAGAGCAGAATTATCAATCTTAAACGTATTGTTGAATAACGATTGGAAACGTCCAATTTATTTTGCGGCAACAGTTCCAAATGATAACTACCTTGGTTTAGATAAATATCTGGTCCAAGAGGGCTTTGCACTGCGTTTAATGCCGATTGCAACTCCTGCCGGGGCGGAAGGTACATTGGTTGATACACAGTCTGCTTATAAAGACATTACTACGAAATACCAATGGGGTAATATGGCACATGCTTCGTACCTGGATCCTGAATCTTACCGCATGATTACCATGATTACAAATACCGTAATGGGTGGTACAGCGACACAGTTGATGATGGAAGGTCATAAGGATGAGGCGCGTAAAGTCGCTGTTGAAACGTATGAGAAAATGCCAAAACGTGTTTATTTGATGCGCGATATTTTAGGCTATATTCCAATTGTCAATGTGTTGTATGAAACTGGTGAAACAAAGCGTGCGAATGAGATCGTAAACCGCAATTTGAAGTTTATGACCCAAAATATGCGTTGGTACCAAGATATTGCCCAAACGAAACCTGAGCTTGAATATTCCAATATTGGAACGGCTTTACGTGCTTTGGGAGCCTATAAGAGTATTTTAGCCTCTACTTCGGAAAAACAATTACTACAGCAAGTGACCGATTTAGAAAAATCGTATAAACAACAGTATGGTGTTGAGTAA
- the pth gene encoding aminoacyl-tRNA hydrolase: MNYLIVGLGNIGSEYADTRHNIGFMVADELVKQAGASFSLLKLAYYSEFKQRGHNVTVIKPTTYMNLSGKAVNYYMQQCKVPIQNVLVIVDDLAIPFGSLRMKPKGSSAGHNGLKSIEQLCGGQVYPRLRFGIGDNYPKGRQVDYVLGPFDKEEQAELPALIDHSVKMIQSFVNIGIELTMTNLNTK, from the coding sequence ATGAATTATCTTATCGTTGGATTAGGCAACATTGGCAGTGAATATGCCGATACACGACATAATATTGGTTTTATGGTTGCCGACGAGCTGGTTAAACAGGCTGGCGCCAGTTTCTCCTTGCTCAAGTTGGCCTACTATAGCGAATTTAAGCAACGGGGGCACAATGTTACTGTGATTAAACCTACAACTTACATGAACTTAAGTGGCAAGGCCGTCAACTACTACATGCAACAATGCAAAGTTCCAATTCAGAATGTATTGGTGATTGTAGATGATCTGGCCATTCCATTTGGCTCGCTACGCATGAAACCCAAAGGAAGCAGCGCCGGTCATAACGGACTTAAATCCATAGAACAGCTTTGTGGCGGACAGGTTTATCCGCGCTTACGTTTCGGTATTGGCGATAATTACCCAAAAGGTAGACAAGTAGATTATGTACTAGGTCCTTTTGACAAAGAGGAACAAGCTGAACTACCGGCTTTAATTGACCATTCTGTAAAAATGATCCAGAGTTTTGTCAATATCGGCATCGAGCTGACGATGACAAATCTGAATACAAAATAA